In one Salipiger abyssi genomic region, the following are encoded:
- a CDS encoding glycosyltransferase family 2 protein produces the protein MQPKLLVISLNYRTAEMTLRSVQFALREMTGLNAELVIVDNDSGDGSFETMQAALASEPWAQGAPVRLIQSGHNGGFGAGNNVGIRAGWSDGSRPDYVYILNSDAFPDPGSIQALYDHLESHPATGFAGSYIHGEDGEAHMTAFRFPSVASEFEGAARFGPFSRLLKHKIVPIGIPQTRERVDWLAGASMMMRQSVLDEIGLFDETFFLYFEETDLCLRAARAGHEVHYIRDSEVTHIGSVSTGMKTWQRVPGFWLDSRWHYYSKNHGRFYAALATLAHVAGGGLWRLRRLVQNKPPADPPHFLRDLVFHDLKALVRPLPGKRAAVISPKDGTAFETPAE, from the coding sequence ATGCAACCGAAGCTTTTGGTCATATCGCTGAACTATCGCACGGCAGAGATGACGCTGCGCTCGGTGCAGTTCGCGTTGCGCGAAATGACGGGGTTGAACGCCGAGCTGGTGATCGTCGACAACGATAGCGGCGACGGGTCTTTCGAGACGATGCAGGCGGCGCTGGCCTCCGAGCCCTGGGCGCAGGGCGCGCCGGTGCGGCTGATCCAGTCGGGCCATAACGGTGGCTTTGGCGCGGGCAACAATGTCGGCATCCGCGCCGGCTGGTCCGATGGCAGCCGGCCCGATTACGTCTATATCCTGAATTCCGATGCCTTCCCCGATCCGGGCAGCATCCAGGCGCTTTACGACCATCTCGAAAGCCACCCGGCGACGGGGTTTGCCGGCAGCTATATCCATGGCGAGGATGGCGAGGCGCATATGACCGCCTTCCGCTTCCCCTCGGTGGCGTCGGAATTCGAGGGCGCCGCGCGGTTCGGGCCGTTCTCGCGTCTGCTCAAGCACAAGATCGTGCCCATCGGCATCCCGCAGACCCGCGAGCGGGTCGACTGGCTCGCCGGCGCCTCGATGATGATGCGGCAATCGGTGCTGGACGAGATCGGGCTCTTTGACGAGACCTTCTTTCTCTATTTCGAGGAAACCGACCTGTGTCTGCGCGCCGCCCGCGCCGGGCATGAAGTGCATTACATCCGCGACAGCGAGGTGACGCATATCGGCTCGGTCTCGACCGGGATGAAGACATGGCAGCGCGTGCCGGGCTTCTGGCTCGACAGCCGCTGGCATTACTATTCGAAAAACCATGGCCGTTTCTATGCGGCTTTGGCGACGCTTGCGCATGTGGCGGGCGGGGGGCTGTGGCGTCTGCGCCGTCTGGTGCAGAACAAGCCCCCCGCCGATCCGCCGCATTTCCTGCGCGATCTGGTTTTTCATGACCTCAAGGCGCTGGTCCGGCCCCTGCCGGGAAAGCGCGCGGCGGTGATCTCCCCAAAGGACGGCACCGCGTTTGAGACCCCAGCGGAGTAA